The stretch of DNA ATGGTACCTTGTCTCTCAGCTGGGtctgcagcatctccagctctgtcctgctgctctcctgctcgTGGCTGAGTGTGTCccgcagctgctgcagctcagcctgcagagctgtcatcttgtccctgtgctgctctgctgcttggttcagcctgtccctctcctgctccaggctggcaaTCCGAGTGTTTTGCTCCACTCCTGCCTGAGGGGGCATGAAACAGCAGTCGGGGCTGTGCCGAGGGCGAACCCTCCAGTTTGGGGACCCATTCTTCGTCCAGGCTTGGGCCACCCTGACTGTCCCTGCTGGGTGCACCATGGCCTGCACAAGCACAGCTTCCCCACACCGAGCAGCACTGATGATCTTATCTGGTGACAACCGAGGCTCCTGGCTTTTTCACTTTTATcagtgaaaatgcatttttatcaCAACTGTCACCATCCTGATGGAGGAGTGGATGCAGGGTGGTgcctctgccccatccccatcctgctgctgagTCTGCCCATCTCATAGATGGGTGACTGCAATTTCCTGCCAGCTTCTGCCTCCTACAAGCCCAGGCACCCCTGCTGTCTTCCACAGCTCTGTGGGCGTGGGTTACCCTCTGGCACATCTTGCAGTGTGATGCCACACTGCTACCTGGGCTtacagcaggcagagctgctgaatgACCCTGTTCTTCCAGGCGTTTTTATTccaccatccctgctgctggagtcCATTGCTCCACATACTACCACACTCAGGAGTGTGAAACTCCCCTATGTCACATCAAACCCACTCAGATGTGGCAAAGATGATGACAGGGAGCTAGTTTTGAGGCCAGTGGTGGGTATCACCTCTCAAATGGTTAAGGCCTGGCTACCCAGCCCAGAGGGGGTGCTAGGGGCCCCCCCATGTGCTCTCACCTGTGTGCTGGACTCCAGTGTGCCCTGCAGGACCTGCAACTCCTGtctgctggctgccagctcctgcttcaGTGTCTCCAgcacctctgcctgctcctgagACTGCAGCAAGGAGAGAGGTTGGCAGCACTGGTGCCCCATGAGGAGCCCCAACTCATCCCTGGTGTGTCCCCCCCATCCCTACTCACCTTCCTCTGTGCCTGCTCGCTCACACGCTGGAAGGagtcctccagctccttcttctcctgctccaCATCCCCCTGGGCCTGCCTGGCCACTGTAATCTGCTTGGTCACCTCTGCGTTCTGGCGACATCAGAGAATGATCTGAGCAGTCCCTGGTATCAGAGGGCACGGCTGGGAGAGGGGATgctgggggggggttggggagcCCACCTTGCGCAGCAGGTCAGCGTGGTTCTGCACCAGCTCGCTGTACTTCTCCTTCAGTTTGCTGTACCGCTGCTCATTGGCCTGTGCCCGTCCTGCCATGCAcgcagggacacagagctgagCACTTGAGACCCCCCCACCCGGGGCTCACGCCCACCCCATGCCAGTGCTGGCACTCCCTGCTCACTCTCAATTTCAGTCAGGCTCCGCTGAGCCTTCTCCGTATCCTCCCGCTGCTtcttcagctcctccagctctgcacgCAGGAACTCACTCTCgtcctgtgcctgctgcttcaggtgctgctgctcGGCCAGCTCAGCCTCCAACTCGCTGGCACGGCCACGCAGCTGCACTGCCCCCCGTGTGCTCTGCAGGGACGGGTGGGGGCTGATGGCGCTCTTCAGTGCTTGCCAGGACCATTCGATGCCCACTGGTACCAGCCAGTGCCCACCAGTACTGTCCAGCAGCCACCCCCATCGGTATCACCCTACCGGCCCCCAAATGCATCTGGGCAAAGCACAAGGATGCTGGGCAGTGGGCCTGAGCCCACCCCCCCGACAGGGATGCAGccccctggcacacctggggaccccCTGTATGGGGGAAGCCACTGGGAAGAGGGCAGGACAGAGATGAGGTCACTATCTTGtccacctggggacacaggcaCCAGCCTACCCAACATTCCCAGTGGGTCTCATCCTGCCCACCTGGGGGTCACCCACCTCAGCCTTGAAGTTCTCTAGCTCCTCCTTCAGGGCTGTGATCTCCCCATAAAGCTGCTCAATTAGTCGGTCCCTGGGAAGGAGAGACATGAGATACACTCTCAGTGCCATGGGGACACAGCCTGGGAGAGGAGGTATCCCCTGTGTCACCGTGGCTGTGATGCTGTTCCAGGCAGGGAGCTCCTATTACCATCTTGGCCATTCCGCAGCATCGCCAGGATTGCTTACTTGTTATCCTTGTTCATCCCGTTCTGGCTGTTAAAGTTGAAGGGGTcgcagctgaaggagctgccAAAGATGTCATCAAACTTGTTATCAAACAGGCtctgtgggaaaagcaggacGGACCTAGAGTGACCCCACTACCACTTGGGAGCCCTCGTCCTTCtatgtccccagtgtcactgcCAAGCCAGCCTATGAGCTgcctggacactggggctggttCCCCCTGCTTCCAGGACACTGAATGTGATGAACTTGATGAACATGGAGCATCTGTGGTCCATCCCCACCTAACTCCTGGAGGGAGAAGACCCCCAAAGCCACGTCACTGcattctccttcccctccccactcaATGCCTGAGGACAGCCCTCGGTGGAGAGGAGGGTGAAGACCTAAAGGTCTCCATGGCAATGCTCGAAGACAAACCTCTCCTtgcctgtcactgcagggcaCCACACCactgagcagcactgggagaaTTCAGGCTAgttcagccccagcagcacccagacaGGACACCCAGCATCCAGATGGGATAAGCAGCACCCAGATGGGACACCCAGCACCCAGCTGCCCAGCACCGACCCATCTCTCTCCAGTGACACTCCCCAGCTCCCGAGGCCATCCCCACTGTCTCAGCCCTCACCGTAGCATGGATTTAGAGAAATAACCCCGGCTCAGAGCCAGAGAGTCCCCACCATCCTCACCTGCGAGGCTGCGTCCATCTCCACCAGGTCTGTGATGGGCTCGCTGTCAGGCGAGGACGCCTCAGCCGGGATCACCACCACAGGGCTGATGTGCTCTGACAGCGCAGAGGCACGCAGGAAATTGGGAGGGTTCTGGGGACGGAGGGGAGCAGGGCTAAGGTGGAAGgactggcactgctgctggacTGAAGCACAGCTGGTTGAAATCCTgccctggagctgagctggccaTGCCTTGACCCATGAGAATGGAGCCAGGACTCACAGGGATGGAGTCAGGATGCGGAGAAATAGAATCAGAACCCATAAGAATGGAACCAGGACCCACAGGGATGGAACCAGGACCCACAGGGTTGTATCTCAGCAAGGGCTATGGATCAGTGAAAGAGGGGATCCCAGCTTCCACTCAGAGGGCAGCTACATCCAGTTGGATGCCACTGAGTGAGGGATCAAAGAATCCTAAAGGCCCAGGAGCCCCACGCTGCCACCAGAACTAAGAAGCTGGGTAAGGCAGCAAGAGGCTTTTTTGGGCCTTTTGCCAGTGCCCCCACTGCTGCCCCTGGGCACAGGAACAGGGAACATGGGGACTGCAGGGTCTCACCTCTGGCAGCTGTGGGATCTGAATCAGCCGCTTGAAGTACTGGAGGTTGCTGGAGCGATAGAAAAGGTCCTTGAgcctgcaaggagcagggaatggtTAGGGATGGTTCTTGTTCAACCTGGAAAACCCCTTGCCTGGCTCCAGGGGTTGTCACCTGGCCACCATACTGCTCTGGAGGGGAACGTGTTTTGTGCTGCCACCGAACTCAGGGCAGGTCCTGGAAGTCCTCCTACTGCTGGAGGGTTTATCTCATAAATCCCAGGCCTGATGGGCAGGGAGAAGGACCTGAAACTTGAGcgacctggtctagtggaaggtgtccctgcccatggcagggggttgtaCCTGATGACCTTcaaaggtgccttccaacctaaaccaatTCCTGCCTACCCAAAGTTTTCAGGAGCATCCTCCCCAGAAGCAGGGTACCTCCCTCCAGGTCTTAGAAGTTTTGGGGAGGAGGGACAGTACCCAGCCACACCACTCCTAGCTCCCACCTCTCCCAGTCACCTGAGCATCCCAGTCAGGATCTTGGCGCTGTTGATCCCTGTCCCAAGTTTAGTCTATGTGTGGTCAGAGCACAGTCAGCACTGCTATCTGCTCTTTGAGTTTGTGACCTTGAGTCAAGCAGTCTCTCAGCACCATGACATCCCCTCCTTGCTCTTGGTGGccagtttttgttttggttacTCTAAATAATCACATACCAGAGACCACAGCATGTCCCTGCTAATTTTTGATCTCAGTGCCTTGGGAGCACTCCCAGAGCGCCAGTGCTCTGGGTCTGGGCACCTACTTTCGGAACTGCTCCAGGAAGCGATCCCGGTGGCCCTGCAGTGTATCTGCTGGCAGACCTGGAAGAAACAGAAACTAGAAATGTCAGCGAGTGTCTTCATGGATCAGGGAACAACCCATCAGCACAGGCACGTGGAAATAGCTCTTTCCCAGAGATGGCCACCCTCCTCTGGGGATCCGAATACTCCACGCAGTGTCCCGCTGCAGGAGGGGACCAAACCCCACACTCCTCAGGGCAGAGAGAAGTGTGGGCTGGTGGCTGCCTTAATTCCAGATCCTGAAGGATATGGGTTTTGCCATGGTGACTCCCTTCAACCCCCAAAAGAggtggggggagaggtggtggtaaacagcccaggctgagcagggTGGTGGTGGACCCAGTGCCTCCTTGTGTGTCCCCCCCCTGTCAAAGGCagtggtgctggggacactcacAGGAATGGAGCTTGAAGAGCAGCTTGACAGTGTAGTCATAGAGGTGGCTGCAGTCCAGGATCACCTGGATGAGTGGGGCCAGACGGCACTgacctgctgctgtcactgacaCTGAGCGCGACATGTCCAGAGAGCTGAACACTGCAGAGAAGGAGTGCAGGATcagatccagcagcagcagcagcatctgagGGTGCCATACTGTGTCTGCCAAATCCACAGATGTCATCCAGAGCAAGACACCCACTCGCCCTTAGGGACACAGCCTGCCACCCTGCAGCTGTTTGTGAGCTCACTGGGAGGCAAAATTCCCACCCACGTCTCCCACCCAGGCCTGGGAACACTCCAGCCTGGCACCATAGGCCTCCAACTGGGACTGAGCCCTAGCCGtgtccctgggcagagctgacACGTGacccctgtgctctgcctgtCACTGTTGTCCCACTGGCCACTGGAGTGTGCTGGGTGTGCCAGATGGAAGATGCTCCAAAACAAGCTTGGAGCAGCTgaagaccatctcattccaacacGTTCCACCAGACCAGGGTGTTCCAAActctatccaacctggccttgaactcttccagggatggggcagccacagctttcctggacaacctgtgccagggtctcaccaccctcacagtcaagaatttcttcccaatatcccatccatccctgccctctgctagtgggaagccattcccccttgtcctgtcactccatccctTATCTAAAGTCCCTTTCTGGtgctcctggagcccctttaggcagAGGAAGGAGCTCTAAGGTCTTCCTGGAGCCTTCTGTTCTCcagctgaacacccccagctctcccagcctgtctccagagcagagggctccagccctcagagcatctctgtggcctcctctggacttgctccagtagccccatgtccttcctgtgctgggacacaaggggtggaggcagctctgcaggtggggtcttaCTTAAGTGGGGCAGAATCGCCTCCTCACCTGCTGCCCATACTGGGGGATCAGCCCAGGGCATGGGGGGTTTTGGAGCACACATGGCTGGGGCATGTTGAACTCCTCATCCTCCAGCATCCCCAAGTCCTTCccggcagggctgctctccatcccttcaTCCTTCAGCCTGGATTGATACCAGgggttgccctgacccaggtgcagcaccttccATTTTGCCTTTTTGAACCACAATTCAGGTGAAGTGCCCATagaagagctgagctgtggtggCCTCAGCCAACATCCCCTGtcagagcctcatccagctCGGATCAGCCCCACAAAGGGGCTGGACTCCAGCAGATCTCTCACTCCACCGTGCCTCAGAGTAATGCAGGCCTTTACCTGTCTGGAAGAGGTTCAGCTCACACTCCAGGTAGTCAAACATCTCCACCGTCAGCTGAAAACTAGGAAACAGGGTTGAGGATGGTTGGGGActgtccccagggacacccaTGAGGAAGGGTCCTGTCCCTGCTTGGTCATGCTGCCAGTGGGGTTGGGCAGATCGTGCCACCCACCTGCACCCACTCCCTCCCAGACCTTCTCCTGCCCTGCACTCACAAGTTATTTACGTCGTTCTCCCCAGCCTCATCAAGCTGCCGGTCAGACATCTGCAGATTTCCAGGGAATCGGGGATTCTGTGGGGAAAACAGGAGTCAGGAAATGGTTCCAGAGGATCTCCTGGTCTgaccacagctctgggagcaccAGGGCTGTGATCCTGCAGCCTCAAAGTCAGCTCTTCGATGAGCCACGGGAGTGAtgtgggggaaaagggaggtAGCACAGGGTCTCTGAAGCTTGGGTGACCACAGCATCCCTAATCCACAGCATCTGTTCTCTTCCCAGCAAGAAAAGCTGATTCTTCCTGGGCTGAGAAACCTGCCTAGCAGGGAGGAGATagggctgccagcagagagctAGACAGGATGGAGTGGTATCTGCCCCAGGTGGTACCTGCCCTACCCTTTTGGGGAAGGTCACATCACACTTCCAAAACAGGGTGATGGGCACAGAAATCACCTCTTTCCAGCAGTTTTCCCATCTGGGATAGCTGGGGGAGAATGGGGTGTGTGTGTCTCCTACTACTTGTAACCCACCaactcccagcccagctcaagGAGCTCTGGGTCACCAGGAATCCTGCCACCCCCGAAGCACTGGTCCTTGGGCCATTTTCGATGGCCACTGGCAGCTTTGGGAATATTTCATGGAGGCAGCAGGATGGCCATGCTGGTACCTTGCTGTCACCTGAGTGCCCCCCCCTTGCTATagccttggggacagggacggggaggCTTACCTTGGTGTGAAATTCCATCTTGGTTCTCAGCAGTTTGAGGTAGATGCTGCAGAGCTGACCGTAGCCCTCACTCAGGTGGCCCTGTGGGGACCCCAAAAAGCTGTTGAGATCCAGCGCAGgctgtggaaaagcttttttctgctgcagaatgATTGACCTCTCCCTTATCtccccaaaaccacagccaaacCCTCCTCAATGGCACCTGGATGCAGACTGGCTGTATGAAGGGATTTGGTCAGACCTTCTCATCACCTTGTCTGCATGTTTCAATGCTTCATTTGACTGTCAGAGTCGAGTTTTTACTGGGTTTTGCCATAAAATAGGAAGGAGGCATCTGATTTTGGTGGAAGGGAACATAGAATGCAACTGAAACCCAGCCCAGGTAGGTGATAACAACCACAGGTCAGCCATGACTGTGCTCTGCTTCCTGGGAGACAGAACATCCCAAGCctacaccccccccccccccccgcctggCCACGGCaaccccagggtgtccccaccATGGCTGGCAGGGTTGGTCACTTACCCACATCCTGCTCATGTCACTCAGCTCATTCTTGTATCGCATGGAGTCTTTCAGGACCTGGCGGAATGATGGTGACAATCAGTAGGCAGAGCACCAGGACACAGTGTTCCATACTTGAAACAAGGAACTGGGTGACAAATGGGAGGTCTTGATGCATTCCCAACTCTTTATTGCCGCCACCAGCCCTGCGTGCCTCCGCTTCCCCAAGCAGGATCCTTGCTGATGGCTCTTCCAGGCATGCCATTGCAGTTTCCTCTGGCACCGGCACTGCTGATGGCACCGGGGTTTGAGGCACACGGGGTTTTGGGCAGGGTGGCAccagcagggctctggcacCCAGGAGGCACGTGCAGGAGGGCACGGACCCTTTGggagagctccagctctggTGTCCACATAGAATTGACCCCCAGGAGGGCACCAACCCTCCAGCAGGGCTCCAGCTCCAGGCCCTGTTCAGGATTGACCCCTGAGAAGCTAATGACCCTCTGGGAGTCCCCACCCCAGGACTGACCCCCCAGAAGGATACTGACCCTCCAGCATCTCCCATCACCCggtgcagccctgcaggggaaAGGATCTGGCCCTCAGCTGAGCTTTGGGCACTCACATTGGAATGTCCATCCCGAAGGAGCTTGTGGAAGACATGGCAGAACTTCCAGCAGAGCACGGCATTGCCGGACAGTGGCAGCCGGTTCACCACTGACCAGAAGGTCTGTGCTCCCTTCTCATGGTGCGTGCCCAGGATGCATGGTGCCGGTGGTCAAGGAAGCACTCCTCTGCCCTTTGGTGATGGATAAAGGCCACACAAAGACAGCTGCACCCAGAGTGGCCAGGCCACGACAGGGAGCTAATGATGCCCACTCCAGGCATATGCTGTCCCCAAAGTGGCATAAGCCAccctctccctcccagccctgctctgggagcaCCATGGCACATGCAAGGCTagagctgtgcctctgctgagcCTTCCCAGGTGCCTGGCTGGGATGCTGGGGATCCACTTTTggtggcagtgtccctgcctgctgtggccaccttctcctcctgccctctcctgggacggcagtgctgggagcaccaGCCTGGGCACCTACCAACATTCAAAGGCTGTGACAGCAGTAGCAGGAACCCCGTGCCATGCTGGAAAGATATCCAATGTTGTTAATAGCTCCCAGCCTCCCCAGCACCCTGGGCACCTCTCCTCACACACCCTCTTGATGCTGCCCCCTttccaggcagccccagccccgctcccacAGTCCTTGTCCCATGGCCAGCTTTGAGAAGGATATTCCTGGCATGTTTCTCCTTGACAGCCACTTCCTGTGCATTAATGGCCTTATTGATGCTGACGGTCTGCAAGAGAGAAGTGATGGGGGCGTGAGATGGGAAAGGTTGAGGCTCCCTCATGGTCCCCCCCGCCCCTGCTTGCTGAGactctccagctctgcagtggctgGGTTCCATCCAGGTCCCCAATCCCTGCTTGTGCTAGATGGATGCTGACCTTTCCCGGATGCCTTTCTGGGATGCAGTTGGCACCCACCAggttcagctgctgccaggcgTCATTTACTCAGGATAATAATGAAGCAATTAAAGCAGCACTCACAAAGAACCCTCTGCTGCCCTCAGAGTGGTGGGACAGGCAGAGGGAAGCTAAATTCCTCCCCTGCCCTTGGATCATGGGCAGTAGCTGGTGGTTCCCACCCCACTTTTGTAGTGCTGAATGGGGAGGACAATTTGGGGGGCACAAAAAATTGGGCAGTGGGACAGCAAGACCACTGCCAGGACTGCCTGGCAAGGTCCCGTCTGCTCCATGGATTAGAGGGACAGGAGTGGAACCCACAGGCAGGACTTGCCATGCAGGTGTTGAGGACCTTGGGGAGTCCCCACTGTGGAGCCTTGGCACAGCCAGCCACCATTTATCCTATGGAAGGCAGTGGCAGACACTGAATAATTTTCCAGGCAAGATTTTTAACTCTACCCCATTTCTGATCCTTCACGGGGACCAGCTCAGGGTCATCCTCTCCCCAAGCTCCCACATCACCAAGTACTTCCTTGGCACCAGCTCCAACGAACATCTTGCTGCCAAGGGAGGGAACGGtctggctcagccctgccagaaGTAGCTCATTACTGATATAAACCAATTAAAGCCGTGAGATTAATTTCAATGCCTTTCTCACTACAATCCTTGCTGCAACCCTGCTTCCTGGCCCTCTCTGAGGTGGCCCCACGTGGCTTCATCTCTATGGACCCCAGTGAGTCTATGCTgagtggggctggaggggcccACAGGAGCCCCAAATGCAGTGGAGTACAGCCCAAATCCCCCAGGAAGTCCCTCTGCCACCAAAACGTGTGCCAGCTGGAGCGGGAATGATGACAGCCTGAGACAGACGAGACCCCACCCACAGCCgcacccccagcccagagccaaGCGCCCCCTCAGCTGAAACTGTGTCCAGATGTTCCAGTTCTGCTGCAGGGATGCCACTGCTCTATGGTGTTTGCAGCCCCCTCCCTATGGGCTCTGTGTGATGACCATGGAGGTGACCAGTAAGGACCATGGGAGGTCATCAGCAAGATGCTGCAGGCTCACGTTGAAGTGTCAGGGGACCCAGTTGCAAGACACCCATCCCAGGCACCCGGAGCAGAACCTGGATCTCAGCTTGGTTTTTTAAGGAGAGCTGAAAGGAACACCAGCAGTGGAGAGACCCATCCATCCCCTCCTGAGGGGCTGGATGAAGGCAACAGGTTCCCAGCACATGAGGACAAGAGTGAGAGCCAGCTCTGCAGTTCTGCCTGCCTCAGAAGCCACAGCCCCTTGTCAGGAAAaccataaaattaaattcagcattaaaaaatgcTTGGGAAGGTGCCTCTGCCAGTCTGGAGAGGGATGCCCATGTCCTAGAGGCCTGGAGCAGGATGCCTGCATCCAAACATCCATCTGTGACATATGTCATGGATCCAGCTCCAGGGGCAGCTTGTCCTCATTCAAAATCCCAATCTTCAGCCCCAAAGCTCCCAAGACTGTCAGGACAGCTGTGAAGAACCAGCCGGCATGGTGAGGAGTGCCAGGATCAGCATTTAAATGCACATTCCACCTAAGAATGGAGCCCTGGACCACAAGGAACAAGCCAAATGCAAAgtcagagctgggcagcagaaGGTCATAGCCAGAGGCGGGATGTAGGCCCCACTTTCCcgaagctgctcctgctgttctTGAACGACCAGAACAGGGCTGGTCCCCGGAGGGAAGCTGTGCTGCATCCTTGGGAAAGCTAGAAATGGAGCTCCCAGTTGAAATGCTCTTTTGTGCCAGCTTTTCCCACCAAAGCAAGGACACTGTTTTCCAACCAATGAAGCCCCAGTGACCTCCAAGAGTGAGGAGACACAGTGGGAGGGTGATGGGGGCTGGCAGCCGCTGGTTCCACGCAGGTCCCCTGGGACCAGCTGGAGCTTCCATCCCCAAGTTCCTCAACTCCATTTGAAGCACACATCTGTCTGGAAGGCACAAAGGTTTCCAAGGAAAAGCTGGATCTCACTTTCTGGGTGTAGCTGTGGACACCCCACTTTCACACTGCATCCCCAGGAGTGCAGGGCAGGGGTCTCATCCCCAGAGCCACTTGGGATATGCCCAAATTGCCGTATCAGTGTCTCTGGCAGCGCCCACATCAGCAAACTGGCGGAGCACAGAGCACCAGCAGGAGACCAAGTCTAGAATTGTCACCTCTGGGGGACAAGCGGGGTCAGGGAGGGTGATTTGGCTGCAAAATTGggtcagagcagagggaaatttGGGGCTGCCTGGACAGCAAGCCCAGACCCCTTCCGCACAGAGGGTCTTTTACCCTTACTCAGAGATGCCGCTCCCCACCACCATCCCACACCTGCAGCTGatggaattttaatttaattatgaGCTTCCAACCTATGAGGGCGACTTCTGACCCACCAGGACACATTtgggcagcactgctggcccCGTGCCAGTTTAATGAACAGGGcaggggacatcggggacatggggcagccccacaccccaccctactgctgggacaggaaACCCTGGAGTTTCCTCTTGTGCAACAGGCCAGGCAGGAAGCGAGACGAGAGTCCAGAGGGGTCTATTGCACAAGGAGAGGTGTGAGGGTGACACTGCCATCCGGTCAGCCCTGAAGAGCCACAGGGCCAGGATTGAGCTCACTGGAGCAGgacctggggcagggctgcacacggggctctgccaggctgggaaggacATTGGGGCTGGGAAAGATGCAAGGGAATGCTGCAAGCACTGTTAACTTTCCAAGGGCCACTTGAGCAGGGTGAGGAAACCCGACCAACTTGTGCATGGAAAGGCACAGGCCATTTGGGAGAGGAGCAGTCTGGGGATCTCTATCCCTGAACAATGACATCTTTCCAATagttttttcctgcctctgcaaCATCAAGGAGATTCCCAGAAACATGTGGAAGGTCTACTGCCTGACAGGCCACCATGTGGCTTGACAGGTTGCCATAGCTTTGTCCCTTGGGAATTCCCAACCCCTGATCCAGCCCAGACCTTCTCACATGGAGATCCCACACCAGGGCAGAGCCATCAACAGCTCCGCACTGGGGTGACCCATGGACCAGGTCTCATGTCACCTCTCCGGGCATGTGTCTGCAGGCTCCAGACAGAGAAAGCCAAAACTGCATGGAGGAAGAGGGTCAGGATGACAGAGGCTTTCTGAGCCCTGACACACACTTCCCTCTGCCACACACACCTTCACTCCCCACCAGTTCTCCCCAGATCACTCTCTGAATGCAAAGTTTCCCATTTGGAGGCAAAGAGCCAAGCTTGGCTCAGGAGCAGCACAACGCCTTCCTGcttctttcatttccagaaGGAAACGAGTGTTGATTAAAGAATCCAGAGCTACTGCAAATTATTTGGACAAACTGAGTAAGTCACAGTGCAAATCCTCTTAGTAATGCTCCCTCATTTCTCCTTAATTCCTTTCTATAAATGGAGAGCTGGAATGGAGCATACCTCTGGAAAACTGCTCACAAGCCCTGCAGACGCAGGAGCTTCAGAGAAGGGAGCGAGCAGGAAGACTTGACTACAACAAGCCTGGAAGAAAAATCCATGGGcttaattaaaatgcaaatccCAGTAAAGCAAAGCTTGGCTCAGGCTCTGGAGGGTGTGTAGAACATGGGCGGCAGGCGAACTCTTCCAAGGGCACAtcttaagctgcaccaaggcaaatacaggttggatattaggaaaaagttttgtttggaaagagtgataaagtactggaatgtcttgcccagagaggtggtggagtcaccatccctgggtgtgtttaacaaagcttggatgtggcactgggtgccagggtttagttgaggtgttggggctgggttggattcgatgatcttgaaggtctcttccaacccagtgattctgtgaattctttgAATCTCTTTAAAACATCACCCACCTTCAGCAGCTAATGTCAAAATCCCAGCCTCTAGGGGCTCAAGGAATGGTTTTGTCCAGCAAAATCCTGGAACAAAGCCAGCTGGGTAACACCTGGGGTAGTCAATGCTCCACTGAGGACTGGTGAGagctcctggggacacaggtGCTGGGCACCTGTggcctgccagcagcagcaggagcaggaaacaAGCCTGGCTTTGTGCCTACCAGCAgctggagggaaaaggaggcaggaaggcaggaaagcaATGCTGGCAGGCCTGGCTGGTCACATGGGATGTAAAACCCAGGGATATATTTCTACGTATTGGACAGGGGGATGCTCAACCTGCCTTTCCGCTCAGTCCTATAGGCTTCTTGGGCGCAGGGAGTCAGGAGATGTGAAAAATACCTTCCCACC from Vidua macroura isolate BioBank_ID:100142 chromosome 20, ASM2450914v1, whole genome shotgun sequence encodes:
- the HIP1 gene encoding huntingtin-interacting protein 1 isoform X2 encodes the protein MQDRVQGSAHLPAPVTSDINYLLLLLKTVSINKAINAQEVAVKEKHARTCILGTHHEKGAQTFWSVVNRLPLSGNAVLCWKFCHVFHKLLRDGHSNVLKDSMRYKNELSDMSRMWGHLSEGYGQLCSIYLKLLRTKMEFHTKNPRFPGNLQMSDRQLDEAGENDVNNFFQLTVEMFDYLECELNLFQTVFSSLDMSRSVSVTAAGQCRLAPLIQVILDCSHLYDYTVKLLFKLHSCLPADTLQGHRDRFLEQFRKLKDLFYRSSNLQYFKRLIQIPQLPENPPNFLRASALSEHISPVVVIPAEASSPDSEPITDLVEMDAASQSLFDNKFDDIFGSSFSCDPFNFNSQNGMNKDNKDRLIEQLYGEITALKEELENFKAESTRGAVQLRGRASELEAELAEQQHLKQQAQDESEFLRAELEELKKQREDTEKAQRSLTEIERRAQANEQRYSKLKEKYSELVQNHADLLRKNAEVTKQITVARQAQGDVEQEKKELEDSFQRVSEQAQRKSQEQAEVLETLKQELAASRQELQVLQGTLESSTQAGVEQNTRIASLEQERDRLNQAAEQHRDKMTALQAELQQLRDTLSHEQESSRTELEMLQTQLRDKESTEQALQQRLAEEQLSLLRGTTHEAERMVQDALARMEDPAHISCTGSADCLLSQALAASECTERLQDAHSKYLSDGTAVGSLLPCLALFAHLVSNTLLQGSATSHVAPVEPADRLMELCKQCGNETVSYLSALQDPGMVATADCSLVTACLGQISAIGEELRPRGLDVKQEELGDLVDKEMAATAAAIETASARIEEMLSKARAGDTGVKLEVNERILGSCTGLMQAIRVLVLTSKDLQREIVESGRGAASPKEFYAKNSRWTEGLISASKAVGWGATVMVDAADLVVQGKGTFEELMVCSREIAASTAQLVAASKVKADKDSANLCKLQQASRGVNQATASVVASTKAGKSQVEEKDSMDFSSMTLTQIKRQEMDSQVRVLELENQLQKERQKLGELRKKHYELAGVAEGWEEDAAD
- the HIP1 gene encoding huntingtin-interacting protein 1 isoform X3; this encodes MDLGKMTVSINKAINAQEVAVKEKHARTCILGTHHEKGAQTFWSVVNRLPLSGNAVLCWKFCHVFHKLLRDGHSNVLKDSMRYKNELSDMSRMWGHLSEGYGQLCSIYLKLLRTKMEFHTKNPRFPGNLQMSDRQLDEAGENDVNNFFQLTVEMFDYLECELNLFQTVFSSLDMSRSVSVTAAGQCRLAPLIQVILDCSHLYDYTVKLLFKLHSCLPADTLQGHRDRFLEQFRKLKDLFYRSSNLQYFKRLIQIPQLPENPPNFLRASALSEHISPVVVIPAEASSPDSEPITDLVEMDAASQSLFDNKFDDIFGSSFSCDPFNFNSQNGMNKDNKDRLIEQLYGEITALKEELENFKAESTRGAVQLRGRASELEAELAEQQHLKQQAQDESEFLRAELEELKKQREDTEKAQRSLTEIERRAQANEQRYSKLKEKYSELVQNHADLLRKNAEVTKQITVARQAQGDVEQEKKELEDSFQRVSEQAQRKSQEQAEVLETLKQELAASRQELQVLQGTLESSTQAGVEQNTRIASLEQERDRLNQAAEQHRDKMTALQAELQQLRDTLSHEQESSRTELEMLQTQLRDKESTEQALQQRLAEEQLSLLRGTTHEAERMVQDALARMEDPAHISCTGSADCLLSQALAASECTERLQDAHSKYLSDGTAVGSLLPCLALFAHLVSNTLLQGSATSHVAPVEPADRLMELCKQCGNETVSYLSALQDPGMVATADCSLVTACLGQISAIGEELRPRGLDVKQEELGDLVDKEMAATAAAIETASARIEEMLSKARAGDTGVKLEVNERILGSCTGLMQAIRVLVLTSKDLQREIVESGRGAASPKEFYAKNSRWTEGLISASKAVGWGATVMVDAADLVVQGKGTFEELMVCSREIAASTAQLVAASKVKADKDSANLCKLQQASRGVNQATASVVASTKAGKSQVEEKDSMDFSSMTLTQIKRQEMDSQVRVLELENQLQKERQKLGELRKKHYELAGVAEGWEEDAAD